A DNA window from Niabella yanshanensis contains the following coding sequences:
- a CDS encoding glycoside hydrolase family 3 N-terminal domain-containing protein — protein MKNRRLIVAAIAIMSSLSAKAQSTPAQQWVDQTYKTLSDDEKIAQLVIIRAYSNKGIEANVVNDIKRFNVGSICFFQGGPVRQAQLTNYYQGIAKTPILITIDGEYGLGMRLDSVTKYPYAMTLGAVTDASLVYQTGKAIGAQHKRLGVHVDYAPVVDINNNPNNPVIGFRSFGEDKYRVARNGIAFMKGMQDAGIMATAKHFPGHGDVDVDSHLDLPVINKTRAQLEELELYPFREMIKAGVQSVMVGHLSVPSIDNGKNRATSISKNAVNGLLRKELGFGGLTFTDALEMKGVAKYFPGGTIAAEALIAGNDMLCLPESVEGTIKAVKDAIKQKRLTWQDLEQKVKKVLLAKYNLGVTNEPVALGNLLNDLNAETDAIRKKVAEKAITLLSLANPNTFRNEFFSWPLKKNRKVAYVAFGNGSRKALGDRLKADYNADVFYINYADAVGKGGTVVKKIVEGKYDDVVIGFHDIATRKGKTNYGISQSAIQNWYALNKTNAITLVFGNPLAAASFCTAKSLAVCYEDDVVFQNTAADWLRGDFVAAGTLPVGVCTFKQGDGKLVSPGDLTYLEPISDERFAAVDSIAIDGIKKKAYPGCVILAAKDGKIVYHKAFGSFDYDSLDATRLNSIFDLASVTKTSAVTVSIMKMAEQGKIDLKKKLSDYLPFTKKTTKANLTLENILLHQAGMVPFIGFYRETIDADGNPRPELYKSSPEEGFTTQVARNLYLRNDWKDTIWKRILESPVVPQGRKYEYSDNDFWFLGKIVETVSGKPLEQYVQDSFYIPLYMKTTGYRPLERFPLYEIVPSEKETGFRNQLIQGTVHDEGAALGGGVAGHAGLFSTAYDLGKLYQMLMNGGELNGHRYFKWETVQEFTAYKSSISRRAYGFDKPEKSPRGSAQTYPSSLASSQTFGHTGFTGTCVWVDPKYNIVYVFLSNRVTPTRNNPRLGSYNVRGSIQDAIYRGLGVAN, from the coding sequence ATGAAAAATCGAAGGTTAATCGTTGCCGCTATAGCTATAATGTCGTCTTTGTCAGCAAAAGCGCAATCTACCCCGGCTCAGCAGTGGGTGGATCAAACTTATAAAACGCTGAGTGATGATGAAAAGATTGCACAGCTGGTGATTATACGAGCCTATTCTAATAAGGGCATAGAAGCCAATGTGGTAAATGATATCAAAAGATTTAATGTTGGGTCTATTTGCTTTTTCCAGGGCGGGCCTGTAAGACAGGCTCAGCTGACCAATTATTACCAGGGAATTGCTAAAACGCCTATATTAATTACGATTGATGGTGAATATGGTTTGGGTATGCGCCTGGATAGCGTTACCAAATACCCATATGCCATGACATTGGGAGCGGTTACTGATGCCTCTCTGGTTTACCAGACAGGTAAAGCTATTGGCGCACAGCACAAGCGCCTGGGTGTTCATGTAGACTATGCACCGGTGGTAGATATTAATAATAACCCCAATAACCCCGTAATCGGGTTCCGTTCTTTCGGGGAAGATAAATACCGTGTAGCCCGAAATGGCATCGCTTTTATGAAAGGAATGCAGGACGCAGGCATTATGGCCACTGCCAAACATTTTCCGGGTCATGGTGATGTGGATGTAGACTCTCACCTCGATCTGCCGGTAATTAATAAAACCCGGGCACAGCTCGAAGAGCTTGAGTTATATCCTTTCCGCGAGATGATCAAAGCTGGTGTGCAGAGCGTTATGGTGGGTCATCTTTCGGTGCCTTCTATTGATAACGGGAAAAACAGGGCTACTTCTATTTCCAAAAATGCAGTGAATGGCTTATTGAGAAAAGAGCTGGGTTTTGGCGGACTTACGTTTACCGATGCCCTGGAAATGAAGGGCGTAGCGAAGTACTTTCCTGGTGGTACCATTGCTGCGGAGGCATTGATAGCCGGCAATGATATGCTTTGTTTACCCGAAAGTGTTGAGGGAACAATTAAGGCCGTAAAGGATGCCATCAAACAAAAAAGACTGACCTGGCAGGACCTGGAACAAAAAGTAAAAAAAGTATTGCTGGCCAAATATAACCTCGGTGTAACCAATGAGCCGGTAGCACTGGGTAATTTGCTGAACGACCTTAATGCTGAAACAGATGCCATCAGGAAAAAAGTGGCAGAAAAAGCGATAACATTGCTGAGCCTGGCTAACCCTAATACTTTTAGGAATGAATTTTTTAGCTGGCCTTTAAAAAAGAATCGTAAGGTCGCTTATGTTGCTTTTGGTAATGGAAGCAGAAAAGCATTGGGTGATCGTTTAAAAGCAGATTATAATGCAGATGTGTTTTATATCAATTACGCGGATGCTGTTGGTAAGGGCGGAACTGTGGTTAAAAAAATAGTAGAAGGGAAGTACGACGATGTGGTGATCGGATTTCATGATATTGCTACCCGTAAGGGCAAGACTAATTACGGGATATCGCAAAGCGCCATACAAAACTGGTATGCACTCAATAAAACCAATGCCATAACGCTGGTGTTTGGTAACCCACTGGCTGCTGCAAGCTTTTGCACTGCAAAATCGCTGGCTGTGTGTTATGAAGATGATGTTGTTTTTCAAAATACAGCGGCTGACTGGCTGCGTGGCGATTTTGTAGCGGCTGGTACTTTGCCGGTAGGTGTTTGTACTTTTAAACAAGGCGATGGCAAGCTGGTATCACCCGGCGATCTTACCTACCTGGAGCCCATCAGTGATGAGCGCTTTGCTGCCGTAGACTCGATTGCTATTGATGGTATTAAAAAAAAAGCCTACCCCGGTTGTGTTATTCTGGCCGCTAAAGACGGAAAAATTGTTTACCACAAAGCCTTTGGCAGCTTCGACTATGATAGCCTGGACGCAACCCGGCTGAACAGTATTTTCGACCTGGCTTCTGTTACCAAAACTTCGGCGGTTACGGTTTCCATCATGAAGATGGCAGAACAAGGAAAGATCGATCTAAAAAAAAAATTAAGTGATTACCTGCCGTTTACCAAAAAGACCACAAAAGCTAATCTTACGTTAGAAAATATATTGTTGCACCAGGCCGGGATGGTGCCGTTTATTGGCTTTTACAGAGAAACGATCGATGCGGATGGAAACCCCCGTCCTGAATTATACAAATCATCGCCTGAGGAGGGCTTCACTACCCAGGTTGCCCGGAATCTTTACCTGAGAAACGACTGGAAGGATACCATCTGGAAAAGAATACTTGAAAGCCCGGTTGTACCCCAGGGCAGAAAGTATGAGTACAGCGATAATGATTTCTGGTTTTTGGGTAAGATCGTGGAAACCGTATCCGGGAAGCCCCTGGAGCAATATGTACAGGACAGTTTTTATATCCCTCTTTACATGAAAACCACCGGTTACCGGCCTTTGGAGCGTTTTCCATTATACGAGATTGTTCCGTCAGAAAAAGAAACCGGTTTTCGCAACCAGCTGATACAGGGTACCGTGCACGATGAGGGCGCGGCTTTGGGCGGTGGCGTAGCCGGGCATGCCGGTTTATTTTCTACTGCCTACGACCTGGGAAAATTATACCAGATGTTAATGAATGGCGGAGAATTGAACGGGCACCGTTATTTTAAATGGGAAACGGTACAGGAATTTACTGCATACAAAAGTTCGATCAGTCGCAGGGCTTATGGTTTTGATAAACCCGAAAAGAGTCCGCGAGGAAGTGCACAAACCTATCCCAGTAGTTTAGCATCTTCCCAAACCTTTGGGCACACCGGTTTTACGGGTACCTGCGTATGGGTAGATCCTAAATACAATATCGTTTATGTGTTCCTGTCAAATCGCGTTACGCCTACACGCAACAATCCACGCCTGGGCTCCTACAATGTTCGTGGCAGTATCCAGGACGCCATTTACAGAGGGTTGGGGGTAGCCAATTAA
- a CDS encoding alpha/beta fold hydrolase, which produces MQYEIKQHDKFSYIEEGEGEPLVLLHGLFGALSNFKPLIDHFKQYNKVVVPMLPLLDMDILHTSVSGLAKYVHRFIEARDYNHIHLLGNSLGGHVGLVYLLKNESDRVKTVTLTGSSGLFESAMGDSYPKRGDREYIRKKTEYTFYDPAMATDELVEEVFSITNNRLKVIKIIALAKSAIRNNLEKELQQIKIPALLIWGKNDNITPPFVAEEFHKLLPNSELYFIDKCGHAPMMEVPEEFNEILFNFLKKHSSIATEA; this is translated from the coding sequence ATGCAGTACGAGATAAAGCAACACGATAAATTCAGCTACATAGAAGAGGGCGAAGGAGAACCGCTCGTGTTGTTGCATGGCCTGTTTGGAGCGCTGAGTAACTTTAAACCGCTGATCGACCACTTTAAACAATATAATAAAGTGGTGGTCCCCATGTTGCCTTTACTGGATATGGACATCTTACATACCAGCGTAAGCGGCCTGGCCAAATATGTACATCGTTTTATTGAAGCAAGAGATTATAATCATATTCACCTTTTAGGTAACTCACTGGGTGGCCATGTTGGATTGGTATATCTGTTGAAAAATGAAAGTGACCGCGTTAAAACAGTTACCTTAACCGGTAGCTCAGGGCTTTTTGAAAGCGCTATGGGCGATAGTTATCCTAAACGCGGCGACAGGGAGTATATCCGTAAAAAAACGGAATATACTTTTTATGATCCGGCTATGGCAACCGACGAATTGGTAGAAGAAGTATTTTCGATCACCAACAACCGTTTGAAAGTCATCAAGATTATAGCCCTGGCAAAAAGCGCTATCCGGAATAACCTGGAAAAAGAATTACAGCAAATTAAAATTCCCGCATTGCTGATTTGGGGAAAGAATGACAATATTACGCCACCATTTGTAGCAGAAGAATTTCACAAACTGCTGCCCAATAGTGAATTGTACTTTATTGATAAATGTGGTCATGCTCCTATGATGGAAGTTCCCGAAGAGTTCAACGAAATTTTATTTAATTTCTTAAAAAAACATTCCTCCATTGCAACAGAAGCCTGA
- a CDS encoding TlpA family protein disulfide reductase — protein sequence MQKTTLLCVMAVLCICVKAQQPTIKPLTIGDAVPNITFNKVINYPKTTARLSDFKGKLVILDFWATTCPSCIAGFKKVNQLQRQYSDKVAFIFPNPFNAGDSLKKIKEVIDKKVWQNILDKDKIPVVAEDKIVSRLFPYSSLPHVVWIKDQKVLAITSADELTAENVAKVLKNPSAAYALTPKEDKVSFDPSKTLFSENYIPATDQPVLRSTVMGRVYGLNSSASIEYGKDKKQILGIALINNNPLDALGRAYPEIKKMVPAQIIIDKSAPGLIKRSYADTSDKINNEVISYELILAPTEAGAVLKMMQHDLCRYFNIKVLFEKRKVTSYILTRRNANDLSTSEGVKPDDNLYDDDDKPKYLHNKPLIGLIRKLNATLSAIVIDETGISRTPVTITGMPNDLRDVGELAKVLSKQGFDLRLEEKEMICAVIKGNQ from the coding sequence ATGCAAAAAACAACGCTGCTATGCGTAATGGCTGTGCTATGTATATGCGTGAAAGCTCAGCAGCCAACTATAAAACCCTTAACTATCGGAGATGCCGTACCTAATATTACCTTTAATAAGGTAATAAACTATCCTAAAACTACAGCCAGGCTTTCAGATTTTAAAGGTAAGCTGGTGATACTGGATTTTTGGGCAACTACTTGCCCTAGCTGTATTGCAGGGTTTAAAAAGGTAAATCAATTACAACGCCAATATTCTGACAAAGTAGCCTTTATATTCCCCAACCCCTTCAATGCCGGTGATAGTTTGAAAAAAATAAAGGAGGTAATTGATAAAAAGGTGTGGCAAAATATCCTTGACAAAGACAAAATCCCTGTGGTGGCGGAAGATAAGATAGTAAGCCGCTTATTTCCCTATAGCAGTTTGCCACATGTTGTATGGATTAAAGATCAAAAAGTGCTGGCTATAACGTCTGCCGATGAACTTACCGCTGAAAATGTTGCCAAAGTTTTGAAAAATCCTTCGGCTGCATACGCACTTACGCCCAAAGAAGACAAAGTATCGTTTGATCCATCTAAAACTCTGTTTTCGGAAAACTACATACCTGCAACCGACCAGCCCGTGTTGCGCTCGACCGTTATGGGTAGGGTATATGGTTTAAATTCCTCCGCTAGTATAGAATACGGCAAGGATAAAAAACAAATTCTCGGGATTGCGCTGATCAACAATAATCCACTGGATGCTCTTGGCCGGGCTTATCCTGAGATAAAAAAAATGGTTCCTGCTCAAATAATAATAGACAAATCCGCACCAGGTCTGATCAAACGATCGTATGCTGATACTTCAGATAAAATCAATAATGAAGTCATTAGCTATGAGTTGATCCTGGCACCAACAGAGGCTGGAGCTGTTTTGAAGATGATGCAGCATGACCTTTGCCGATACTTTAATATAAAGGTTCTATTTGAAAAAAGAAAAGTGACTTCTTATATATTGACGCGCCGCAATGCAAATGATCTTTCTACATCTGAAGGCGTAAAACCTGATGACAATCTTTACGATGATGATGATAAACCTAAATACCTACATAATAAACCGCTGATCGGCCTTATAAGAAAATTAAACGCCACGCTAAGTGCCATAGTTATCGATGAAACTGGCATTTCCAGAACACCAGTTACCATTACAGGCATGCCCAACGATCTAAGAGATGTTGGCGAACTGGCAAAGGTGCTGAGCAAACAGGGTTTTGATTTGAGGCTTGAAGAAAAGGAGATGATTTGTGCCGTTATCAAAGGCAACCAATAA
- a CDS encoding sensor histidine kinase: protein MRSVLKVESTKDFRKVHIAFWVFWLAFSAVLNFSVKEYFTPGLFVLRNLLVNICPFYSVYVALKLSKQGDRVNYWLRIVLLLSGMALSFGAHWLYFTELASGTPEMSQINLTVKMLVASFAANYLYFFLFGLMFYFFEDLVQKREEAKLAENKIHAAETAFLRAQINPHFLLNTLNFFYASAALGKSRELAAGILKLSDIMRFALTESSDKLVLLRDEMRFIQAYIELNQMRFENKLSIEYVAPADDKVGTIKVVPLVLITLVENAFKHGELHEPEHPVKIALELNRAEQCLKFYVKNKKTSGPKERGHGIGLENTISRLQNEYGNNYRLSFNDAGNHYAAELVIQEIKM, encoded by the coding sequence ATGAGATCTGTATTAAAAGTAGAAAGCACAAAAGATTTTAGAAAAGTACATATTGCTTTTTGGGTATTTTGGCTGGCATTTTCAGCAGTATTGAATTTTAGCGTCAAGGAATATTTTACTCCCGGCTTATTTGTATTGAGAAATCTTCTGGTGAACATCTGCCCGTTTTACAGCGTTTATGTGGCGTTAAAATTGTCGAAACAAGGAGATAGGGTAAATTACTGGCTTCGCATTGTATTGTTGTTGTCGGGTATGGCTTTAAGCTTTGGAGCCCATTGGCTCTATTTCACGGAACTGGCATCCGGTACGCCGGAAATGTCACAAATCAACCTTACAGTGAAAATGTTGGTTGCCTCTTTCGCTGCCAACTATCTATACTTTTTTCTGTTTGGCCTGATGTTTTACTTTTTTGAAGACCTGGTTCAAAAACGGGAAGAGGCTAAGCTGGCCGAAAACAAAATACACGCAGCAGAAACAGCCTTTTTAAGAGCGCAGATCAACCCACATTTCCTGCTCAATACACTTAACTTTTTTTATGCCAGCGCTGCTTTGGGCAAAAGCAGGGAACTTGCTGCGGGCATATTGAAGCTTTCAGATATTATGCGCTTTGCTTTAACAGAAAGCAGCGACAAACTGGTTTTGCTTAGAGATGAGATGCGCTTTATCCAGGCGTATATTGAACTCAACCAGATGCGGTTCGAAAATAAATTATCCATTGAGTATGTGGCTCCCGCAGACGATAAAGTGGGAACTATCAAAGTGGTACCTCTGGTTTTGATCACTTTAGTTGAAAATGCCTTCAAACATGGCGAGTTGCATGAGCCCGAACATCCGGTAAAAATAGCCTTAGAACTTAACCGTGCGGAACAATGTTTAAAATTCTACGTAAAAAACAAAAAAACATCAGGACCCAAAGAGAGAGGCCATGGAATTGGCCTTGAAAATACCATTTCACGCTTACAAAATGAATATGGCAATAACTACCGGCTGTCATTTAATGATGCCGGGAACCATTATGCAGCTGAATTAGTGATTCAGGAAATAAAAATGTAA
- the mutL gene encoding DNA mismatch repair endonuclease MutL has translation MPDKIVLLPDNIANQIAAGEVIQRPASAVKELLENAVDAGATEIKLIIVDAGKTLLQVVDNGSGMSETDARMCFERHATSKIKSIEDLFHIKTMGFRGEALASIAAVAQVELKSKRAEDDAGTLLEIENSTVMRQEPVAVPNGTSIAMKNLFFNIPARRNFLKSNAAEMRHIVDEFTRVAMSFPHILFTLTSNGQQLFHLEIGTLKQRVVQLLGNHYNAKMVTVKDDTDYLNIYGFTGKPETAKKTRGDQYFFVNNRFIKSAYLNHAVMNAYQEMIPSDSFPMYVLFIEIDPEQVDVNVHPTKQEIKFEDEKIVYAFVQAAVKHALAQFSITPTLDFNLDASIQNLSSVSKPFTSDQQETAAASPIYKGFTQQHQAHFIERPSSSELKHWKEFYEPVKKEEALFEYEKTTPQIFSSPKSKSGFIVDEHTDLAQVLNTYILYPTENSFLLINQQAAHERVLYQQMSGAVEGSPIATQSSMFPPTLEMSPSDAVILNELLPYFKILGFLIEPFGNNTFVIQGTPADLETGNEKQIVDFTIEQYKHFNTEIKISNREKLVRSLARQRAIKTGTRLTEREMRQLLTDLFECTPFNIAPDGNPTYLEFKQEQIERMFGK, from the coding sequence GTGCCTGATAAAATAGTTTTATTACCCGACAATATTGCTAACCAGATCGCTGCCGGCGAGGTGATTCAGCGCCCTGCCAGTGCGGTAAAAGAGCTGTTAGAAAACGCGGTGGATGCGGGTGCTACCGAAATCAAATTGATTATTGTTGATGCCGGGAAAACGCTTCTGCAGGTGGTGGATAATGGCAGCGGCATGAGCGAAACGGATGCCCGTATGTGTTTTGAGCGCCACGCAACCTCCAAAATAAAAAGTATTGAAGACCTGTTCCATATTAAAACCATGGGGTTCAGAGGTGAGGCCCTGGCCTCCATTGCTGCGGTGGCCCAGGTAGAGCTAAAATCGAAGCGGGCAGAAGATGATGCCGGTACTTTGCTGGAAATCGAGAACAGTACCGTGATGCGACAGGAACCGGTAGCAGTGCCCAATGGCACCAGCATTGCCATGAAAAACCTGTTTTTCAATATTCCCGCCCGGCGCAATTTTTTAAAAAGCAATGCTGCAGAAATGCGCCATATAGTGGATGAATTTACGCGGGTTGCCATGTCTTTCCCGCATATTTTATTTACACTCACCTCTAACGGGCAACAGCTGTTTCATCTTGAAATAGGCACTTTGAAGCAAAGGGTTGTACAGCTTTTAGGTAACCATTACAACGCCAAAATGGTAACCGTAAAGGATGACACCGACTACCTGAATATTTATGGTTTCACCGGTAAACCCGAAACTGCCAAAAAAACGCGGGGTGATCAGTACTTTTTTGTAAATAACCGGTTCATCAAAAGCGCTTACCTCAATCATGCGGTAATGAATGCCTACCAGGAAATGATCCCTTCGGATAGTTTCCCGATGTATGTGCTGTTTATCGAAATAGACCCTGAACAGGTGGATGTGAATGTGCACCCTACCAAGCAGGAAATAAAGTTTGAGGACGAAAAGATCGTTTATGCCTTTGTACAGGCAGCAGTAAAACACGCCCTGGCGCAGTTCAGCATTACGCCTACACTGGATTTCAACCTGGACGCATCGATCCAGAACCTGTCTTCAGTATCCAAACCCTTCACGTCGGACCAGCAGGAAACAGCTGCTGCTTCTCCCATTTATAAAGGATTTACCCAACAGCACCAGGCACATTTTATAGAGCGCCCCTCTTCTTCAGAACTCAAACATTGGAAAGAGTTTTACGAACCGGTAAAAAAAGAGGAAGCTTTATTCGAGTATGAAAAAACGACGCCACAGATATTTTCATCACCGAAAAGCAAATCTGGCTTTATAGTAGATGAACATACCGACCTGGCACAGGTGCTAAACACCTATATCCTGTATCCCACAGAAAACAGCTTTTTGCTGATCAACCAGCAGGCGGCCCACGAAAGAGTACTCTACCAGCAAATGTCGGGAGCTGTAGAAGGGAGTCCGATTGCTACTCAAAGCAGTATGTTTCCGCCTACATTGGAAATGTCGCCTTCCGACGCAGTTATATTAAACGAACTGTTGCCCTATTTTAAGATCCTGGGCTTTTTGATTGAGCCCTTCGGAAATAATACATTTGTGATACAGGGTACGCCTGCCGACCTGGAAACAGGTAATGAAAAGCAGATTGTAGACTTCACTATTGAGCAATACAAACACTTTAATACAGAAATTAAGATATCTAACCGCGAAAAACTGGTTCGATCACTGGCCAGGCAAAGAGCCATCAAAACCGGTACGCGGTTGACGGAAAGAGAAATGAGGCAGCTGCTAACAGACCTGTTTGAATGCACACCTTTTAACATTGCACCGGATGGCAATCCAACCTACCTGGAGTTTAAACAAGAGCAGATTGAGCGGATGTTTGGAAAGTGA
- a CDS encoding CBS domain-containing protein yields MLVTNLPFENLPQIKLSDKVYSVLRLMYQYQVQELAVTEGDEFIGIIKEETLLNTDESLAIKEIQHYLLKVSVNTGDHLLKAVSLAVASHLSILPVVDNTGKLTGTIETSHLLQDIADFLQINEPGALVVLEVDPQQYSFSEICRLVESNDAQITQLNTSRDPETGKMLITLKINKLEISDIVATFQRYEYHVKHYFGEELYTNELKSNYENLMSYLNV; encoded by the coding sequence ATGTTAGTTACCAATTTACCCTTTGAAAACCTTCCTCAGATCAAATTATCTGACAAGGTTTATTCTGTGTTACGGCTCATGTACCAATACCAGGTGCAGGAACTGGCTGTGACCGAAGGGGATGAGTTCATTGGCATCATTAAAGAAGAAACTTTGTTGAACACTGATGAGAGCCTGGCAATAAAAGAAATACAACACTACCTGTTGAAAGTGTCGGTTAATACAGGCGACCATTTGCTAAAAGCCGTTTCTCTGGCTGTAGCATCTCATTTAAGTATTTTACCGGTTGTAGACAATACCGGCAAACTGACCGGAACGATAGAAACCAGCCATTTGCTGCAGGATATAGCAGATTTTCTGCAAATAAATGAACCCGGCGCGTTGGTGGTGCTGGAAGTAGATCCTCAGCAATACTCCTTCTCTGAAATTTGCAGGCTGGTTGAAAGCAACGACGCTCAAATCACGCAGTTGAATACCTCAAGAGATCCGGAGACAGGTAAGATGCTCATTACCCTGAAAATAAACAAGCTGGAAATTTCAGATATTGTTGCCACTTTTCAACGGTATGAGTATCATGTTAAGCATTACTTTGGTGAAGAATTATACACCAATGAGCTTAAGAGCAACTATGAAAACCTGATGA